In Mastigocladopsis repens PCC 10914, a single window of DNA contains:
- a CDS encoding SpoIID/LytB domain-containing protein, with product MKIIWRISYTVLTTFCLLGLTGASGPESKTKDVEIRIGIVQRFGDNPTEQLQLEPTKGDRLRLKFKNGNTQQTLATSNPLKLEVLMQALPRTVVEERVVLGTFRTYETAEDSARNWRNRGIEVEIAQPERWQVWAKRDVYNTPLLRRLLLQSVQAAGYRTAFVNTQVLQKVPRVSWQVNGKRYNVDDLEISSDKNLIRVNESKKSEKARLYSGQMELQPNAYGSYTLVNEVGLETYLRGVVPYEIGASAPTAAMEAQAIIARTYALRNLHRFAIDEYQLCADTHCQVYYGLSGVTANTDQAIAATRGMILTYQNQLVDALYSSTTGGVTASFSDVWNGDERPYLQPIVDAPSNNIWNLSGRNLADENQFQRFISLKQGFNESQWDLFRWRRETSLKEITQGLQKFLKVKNSPYAKFKTVRDIRVVERSKSGRILKLNVKTEIGTFSLHKDEVRSAFVAPVSTLFYLQPLNKGKTKLWGYAFVGGGLGHGVGLSQVGAQNLAQLGWSSPKILQFYYPGTKIQILGNGNQQTS from the coding sequence ATGAAAATCATCTGGCGTATTTCTTACACCGTACTGACCACGTTTTGTTTGTTAGGTCTGACTGGGGCATCGGGTCCTGAAAGCAAAACAAAGGATGTGGAAATCAGGATTGGCATAGTGCAGCGATTTGGAGATAACCCTACAGAACAGCTGCAATTAGAACCTACCAAAGGCGATCGCTTGAGGCTAAAATTTAAAAATGGTAACACTCAGCAAACCCTAGCAACTAGCAACCCTCTCAAGCTGGAAGTCTTGATGCAAGCTTTACCAAGAACAGTTGTTGAGGAAAGGGTCGTGCTGGGAACCTTTCGCACCTATGAAACTGCTGAAGACAGCGCCAGAAACTGGCGTAATCGGGGAATAGAGGTGGAAATAGCCCAACCAGAACGTTGGCAAGTTTGGGCAAAACGGGACGTTTATAACACTCCTTTACTAAGACGTTTGTTGTTGCAGAGCGTGCAAGCTGCTGGTTACAGGACTGCTTTTGTAAACACCCAAGTTCTACAAAAGGTACCGCGAGTCAGTTGGCAAGTGAATGGCAAACGCTATAACGTAGATGATTTGGAAATTAGTAGCGATAAAAATTTGATTCGGGTCAATGAGAGTAAAAAATCAGAGAAAGCACGTCTTTACTCCGGACAGATGGAGTTACAGCCAAATGCCTACGGTAGCTATACTCTGGTTAACGAAGTTGGTTTAGAAACATACTTGCGTGGGGTTGTGCCTTATGAAATTGGCGCTTCAGCACCAACGGCAGCAATGGAAGCACAAGCGATTATTGCCCGGACTTATGCCCTACGGAATTTACATAGATTTGCTATAGATGAGTATCAATTGTGTGCTGATACTCACTGCCAAGTGTATTATGGGCTGAGTGGAGTGACAGCGAACACAGATCAGGCGATCGCGGCAACACGGGGTATGATTCTCACTTATCAAAACCAGCTAGTGGATGCCTTGTATTCTTCCACGACTGGTGGCGTCACTGCTTCCTTTAGCGATGTCTGGAATGGTGATGAACGTCCCTATCTGCAACCTATAGTAGATGCTCCGAGCAATAACATATGGAACTTGTCTGGGCGGAATTTAGCAGATGAAAACCAATTTCAACGATTTATCAGTCTCAAACAAGGCTTTAATGAAAGCCAGTGGGACTTGTTCCGTTGGCGTAGGGAAACTAGCTTGAAAGAGATTACTCAGGGTTTACAGAAATTTCTCAAGGTGAAAAACAGTCCCTATGCGAAGTTTAAAACTGTTCGAGACATCAGGGTAGTAGAACGAAGCAAGAGCGGACGCATTCTCAAACTCAATGTCAAAACAGAGATTGGCACCTTTTCTCTACATAAAGACGAAGTTCGCAGTGCCTTTGTTGCTCCTGTCAGCACTCTGTTTTACCTACAACCATTAAATAAAGGCAAAACAAAACTTTGGGGATACGCCTTTGTTGGCGGTGGTTTAGGACATGGAGTTGGCTTGAGTCAAGTGGGTGCTCAAAATCTAGCACAGCTAGGCTGGTCAAGTCCGAAAATTCTCCAGTTCTATTATCCTGGGACTAAAATTCAAATTCTTGGCAACGGGAATCAGCAAACGAGCTGA
- a CDS encoding ParB N-terminal domain-containing protein has translation MIKVQEIPLNQIRRPLPRKNDPQKVKALMESIAAIGQQEPIDVLEVDGQYYGFSGCHRYEACQRLGKETILARVRKAPKSVLKMHLA, from the coding sequence ATGATCAAAGTTCAAGAAATCCCTTTAAATCAGATACGGCGACCTTTGCCACGCAAAAACGACCCACAGAAGGTAAAAGCTCTTATGGAATCGATTGCTGCCATTGGGCAGCAAGAACCAATTGATGTTTTAGAAGTCGATGGACAGTACTACGGATTTTCTGGATGCCATCGCTACGAAGCTTGCCAACGTTTGGGCAAAGAAACTATCTTAGCCAGAGTCCGCAAAGCCCCCAAAAGCGTTTTGAAAATGCATCTGGCATAA
- a CDS encoding Dps family protein has product MPSQTFPVNIGIDEASRAKIAEGLSRLLADTYTLYLKTHNFHWNVTGPMFQTLHLLFETQYTELAAAVDLIAERIRALGYPAPGTYSEFSQLSSISESLGVPKATEMIRLLVEGQEAVVRTARSIFPVVEEVNDEPTADLLTQRMQVHEKNAWMLRSLLEE; this is encoded by the coding sequence ATGCCAAGTCAAACATTCCCAGTAAACATCGGTATTGACGAAGCAAGCAGGGCTAAAATTGCCGAAGGTTTGTCTCGCCTGCTGGCTGATACCTATACACTGTACCTAAAAACTCATAACTTCCATTGGAACGTCACAGGACCGATGTTCCAAACTCTGCATTTGTTGTTTGAGACACAGTATACAGAGTTAGCAGCAGCAGTTGATTTAATTGCTGAACGGATTAGAGCATTGGGCTATCCTGCACCCGGTACTTACAGCGAGTTTAGCCAACTCAGTTCCATTTCAGAAAGTCTTGGTGTCCCCAAAGCTACAGAAATGATCCGCCTGCTTGTAGAAGGACAAGAAGCCGTTGTCAGAACCGCGCGGTCTATCTTCCCTGTGGTGGAAGAAGTCAATGACGAACCCACTGCCGATTTATTGACTCAGCGGATGCAGGTACACGAAAAGAATGCTTGGATGCTGAGAAGTTTACT